The genomic DNA CGCCAAAATAAATGTCTCACGCCTCGGACCTATCACCATCACAACGCCTACAAAGCCAATCAGCACTGCGACCCAACGGATTAAACCTACTCGCTCCCCCAGTAGCAGCACCGCAAAGGCCGTCATGAAAAGCCCGCTGGAATAGGAAATTGTCGTTGCACTGGCGAAGGCTATCAGGCCCAGAGATAGATAGAACATTAACTGGGCAAAAGTGACTATCAGACCCCGCGCGCAGATCAAGCCCCATTGGCGGACACGCAGACGACGGCCGCTTCGGTGCCAGGCGGGCGATGACCAAAGCGCGATAAAGCTGGGTACCAGTCCAAAGATATTGCGGTACGCGGACAGTTCCGCCGCACCATAATCAGCAGACAGACGTTTGATGACCAACCCCATCAGATCAAAAAATACAAGAGAAACAAGACTGAGAACAACCGCTAGGGTGACAGACCCAGTCGGGATTACCGGTTTTTTCCTGACATCGGCCATTCAACAGTCCTGTGCGGCATCTCCTATATCAACAGTATCTATAAAGTATCAACAGTATCTATAAAGGGCTGCCTTTGACATTCAGTTTGTGACACGCAGAGGCGGTAAAAAATCGTTGGCGTGTAAACATTCAATTTTTTCTCTTGCTGCGAACGGCAGAAAAGTCGGCTGACCGACCATAAAGCCGAGGAAATGCTGCGCGTGTACGAATGTCAGAAGTGCTAAAGCTGCGTCGCAGCGTCCCAAGGGGTGGCCAAAGTAGGCTCTGGGGCGTTCGTGTCATTCGACCCCAAGGGCGGGAACCGGACCTTCGCTGCAACTGTAACATTCTATGCCAACCGCAGAAAACCAGACATTGGAAGTCCGACAGCACCGTTCCCTGCGTTTAATGGGTTGCAAGTGTGGCTGGCTCCTTGATGATGGGTGAATTAAAAGTATTCACTCAATTTTTTGGAATCTATCAAATGCGTATCGCACACATTTCAATTTTGGAATTCAGGGGCATTAAATCACTTGAGTGGTCACCGTCACCGAACGTGAATTGCCTTATCGGTCCAGGTGATTCCTGCAAGACAACTGTATTGGATGC from Octadecabacter antarcticus 307 includes the following:
- a CDS encoding DMT family transporter, producing the protein MADVRKKPVIPTGSVTLAVVLSLVSLVFFDLMGLVIKRLSADYGAAELSAYRNIFGLVPSFIALWSSPAWHRSGRRLRVRQWGLICARGLIVTFAQLMFYLSLGLIAFASATTISYSSGLFMTAFAVLLLGERVGLIRWVAVLIGFVGVVMVIGPRRETFILASLLPLGAAALYALTGVTARLIDEEVPSTLVNLYSTGFAVVGSVVLALLLGGFSTVQSASDLAWIVAMGGFGGTAVLLLIVSFRMTEQSNLAPFSYFGIPMAFFFGWVFFGEAPIQDLFPGSILIVVGGVLVVWRERRRNKPA